GCTCAGATTGACTTGATGAGGAATCACCGCCGCTTTTCTTTGATGATTTATCTGAAGCTGCTTTTAGCAGGATTTCGCTGATTTGATCCTGGTAAAGAGGGTTCTCAAGGGTCTCTGTGACAAGTGTTTTAATTTCCTTGCGCACATCCTTTTCTTTTAAGAGGCTGACAAATTCTTTTTGCATATCAGAGCTCTTTAGGATATCTGTTAAGCGAGAAATATAATCAGGATCTTTCATCAAATCTTTTAAGATGTCCGTGTGAGAGGATTTCATCCCTTTTGCCAAGGCTTTCACGAATTTAGGGTCATTGAAGGCATCCTTCCAAAATTGCATCTCTTCTTTTGACGTCAGCGTTTGTTCGATTGTTTTC
The nucleotide sequence above comes from Pradoshia eiseniae. Encoded proteins:
- the gerD gene encoding spore germination lipoprotein GerD codes for the protein MYKKALRVAVACCGIALASGCSEGSDETNADSYSDEKKMIVDVLKTNEGKKAIQEALADKKVKAELIMDEDTVKKTIEQTLTSKEEMQFWKDAFNDPKFVKALAKGMKSSHTDILKDLMKDPDYISRLTDILKSSDMQKEFVSLLKEKDVRKEIKTLVTETLENPLYQDQISEILLKAASDKSSKKSGGDSSSSQSEPSQ